The following are encoded in a window of Bdellovibrionales bacterium genomic DNA:
- the secE gene encoding preprotein translocase subunit SecE: MEKTNSKIITLSFAIAGALSGLVVSLLIKAFAGAFAVVARAADSDLFRHGLPLIVGFGLFAYFQFNSKIVAWADEVVAEVRKVVWPTRKDTTAMTIVVIIMVLISSVIISSFDLMSGYVINSLMR, from the coding sequence CAAACTCAAAAATTATCACTCTCAGCTTTGCTATCGCCGGCGCTTTGTCTGGTCTCGTAGTAAGCTTGCTAATTAAAGCATTTGCTGGTGCCTTTGCGGTCGTTGCTCGCGCAGCTGACTCAGACCTCTTCCGTCACGGTTTGCCGTTGATTGTTGGCTTCGGTCTTTTTGCTTATTTCCAATTTAACTCTAAAATCGTCGCTTGGGCTGACGAGGTTGTGGCTGAAGTTCGCAAAGTAGTATGGCCAACTCGTAAAGACACTACTGCGATGACGATCGTTGTGATCATCATGGTTTTGATTTCCAGCGTGATTATCAGTTCTTTCGATTTGATGTCTGGATACGTTATTAACTCCCTCATGAGATAG